GCATAAGCGTGCTCATGGTCCAGCAGGCGTCAAACGTTGCGCTTCCGAACGGAAGGTCTGTCGCCGACGCGACCATCGCATCCAGGCCGAGCGCGCGGCAGTGTTCGACCGCGGCTGGCGTCACATCGACTCCGACGTAGGCGAGACCCTGCTCGGCGATGACCTGACCATCACGACCTGCGCCTGCTCCGATCTCCAGAACCGACCGAACGTGAGAATCGGTGCAGTGAGCGACGAACGACGCCAACCGTCGCGTGCGCTGTTCACTCAGAGGTCGTGCCGCGCGGTCGGCGACCTCGTCGCGGTAGAACTCAATCAGCCGCTTCATCCGAGCGCCCTCGATCGCCATCGTTCCAATCTAGGCGCAGCATCGCAGCGTCGCGCGTTCCGATAGCCGATCGTCATACGCCACCAACCAGCCGCGCGCTGAGGCGGCGGCCGCGTATCGCGCATGGCTACCGCAGCACCGTCCGCATCATGCCCAGGGCCGTCGACGAGTACCGTCCGTTCACGGACAGCCCTCAAATCCGCTGATGAAGCGATCCACGACGGGTTCGCCGTCAACCACCGTCAGGTGGAAGCGCTCGTAGATCCGGATGTCGTCGCCGAGATATTCATGGTATGTGCCGGTGCCTGTGAACGTGGCGCCCGGCGTGAGGTTGAAGTTGATGACCTCGGTCAGTGATCCCCGTGCGTCGGGAATCGAGGGATCGACGAAGTCCGAGACATA
The Agromyces albus DNA segment above includes these coding regions:
- a CDS encoding class I SAM-dependent methyltransferase, which gives rise to MAIEGARMKRLIEFYRDEVADRAARPLSEQRTRRLASFVAHCTDSHVRSVLEIGAGAGRDGQVIAEQGLAYVGVDVTPAAVEHCRALGLDAMVASATDLPFGSATFDACWTMSTLMHLTEADFELALGEIHRVVCPGGLVEVGVWGHVSNLERIDENGRYFRQLSDENLLASLDRIGEVVAFDTWDPRPDGGRYQWARIVR